One window from the genome of Negativicutes bacterium encodes:
- a CDS encoding TIM barrel protein: protein MKELVNLSNYHLDNLLINNSAEELQNFLREHNLSGLEMLFYENWDEQIHKKDFVKGVHLNFWPNWLDFWLDNKKALIKEYGDLERAYGIYGGKTKSDWLNLYQDNIIKALEAQPEYLVFHVAQARPSEVFHWNFNYDSSMVIENSIEVLQELMPIIPSNTKLLLENLWWPGLTLQKKDLVETIFTKLKYDNLGLILDTGHLMNTNANLKNQEEGVAYILETVNNLGQYKQYIYGIHLHHSLSGEYVKKHCNNNVAQDLSMENIMKHILKIDEHLPFNSKKIKAVVDMIQPQYLVHEFMQTSKSDWSQKITTQRKALGLL from the coding sequence ATGAAAGAATTAGTTAATTTATCAAATTATCATTTAGATAATCTCTTAATAAATAATAGTGCTGAAGAATTACAGAATTTTTTAAGAGAACATAATTTAAGTGGACTGGAAATGCTTTTTTATGAAAATTGGGATGAACAAATTCATAAAAAAGATTTTGTGAAGGGGGTTCATCTGAATTTTTGGCCGAATTGGCTGGATTTTTGGTTAGATAATAAGAAGGCATTAATAAAAGAATATGGTGACTTAGAAAGAGCTTATGGTATTTATGGCGGAAAAACTAAAAGCGATTGGTTAAATTTATATCAGGATAATATTATTAAAGCTTTAGAAGCTCAGCCTGAATACTTAGTATTTCATGTGGCGCAAGCACGGCCGAGTGAAGTCTTTCATTGGAATTTTAATTATGACAGTAGTATGGTTATTGAAAATAGTATTGAGGTTTTACAAGAACTAATGCCGATTATTCCGTCAAATACTAAATTATTGCTGGAAAACTTATGGTGGCCGGGGTTAACTTTGCAAAAAAAAGATTTAGTCGAAACAATTTTCACTAAACTTAAATATGATAATTTAGGGTTGATACTTGATACTGGTCATTTAATGAATACTAATGCTAACTTAAAAAATCAAGAAGAAGGTGTTGCCTATATATTAGAAACAGTTAATAATTTAGGACAATACAAACAATATATTTATGGGATACATTTACATCATTCATTGTCTGGTGAATATGTTAAAAAACATTGTAATAATAACGTGGCACAAGATTTATCAATGGAAAATATTATGAAGCATATATTGAAAATTGATGAACACTTACCCTTTAATAGCAAAAAGATAAAAGCGGTAGTTGATATGATACAACCACAATATTTAGTGCATGAATTTATGCAAACTTCTAAAAGTGATTGGAGTCAAAAGATTACAACGCAACGAAAAGCACTAGGATTATTATGA
- the meaB gene encoding methylmalonyl Co-A mutase-associated GTPase MeaB, translating to MADKYIPAWQPKNAGDEFACRVMTGVEERHDGMTKSNTMEVTAANFIKRKVLEVNDYVQGVLAGDRMILSRAITLIESNAPKHRKMAQEILQVLLPYTGKSIRIGITGVPGAGKSTFIEALGMNLCQRSHKVAVLAVDPSSSITKGSILGDKTRMEKLTKEQNAFIRPSPSGGTLGGVTKKSRETLLLCEAAGYDVILVETVGVGQSEITVRSMVDFFLLIVLTGAGDELQGMKKGVMEIADAILINKADGDNKAKAEMVRVEYERIIHYLRQATAGWQTHAYTCSSLTGEGINELWQIIQEYKENVTTSGIFAERRKMQTLAWVYAMVEEYLKNNFYQHEQVKLIKDEVDLAVSQGEISATRAMEKLIRVYEDNQA from the coding sequence ATGGCTGATAAATATATTCCGGCTTGGCAACCTAAAAATGCCGGCGATGAATTTGCTTGTCGAGTTATGACAGGAGTAGAAGAGCGGCATGATGGGATGACGAAATCTAATACGATGGAAGTAACAGCTGCAAATTTTATTAAACGTAAAGTTTTAGAGGTTAATGACTATGTTCAGGGGGTTTTAGCTGGTGATAGAATGATACTTTCTCGCGCAATAACCCTGATTGAGAGTAATGCACCTAAACATAGAAAAATGGCACAAGAAATTTTACAGGTATTATTACCGTATACTGGTAAATCAATTCGGATTGGCATAACTGGTGTCCCTGGTGCCGGTAAAAGTACCTTTATAGAGGCACTAGGAATGAATTTATGTCAAAGAAGTCATAAAGTTGCGGTATTAGCCGTTGATCCAAGTAGTAGTATCACGAAAGGTAGTATTTTAGGTGATAAGACTAGAATGGAGAAGTTGACAAAAGAACAGAATGCTTTTATTAGACCCTCACCTTCCGGTGGTACATTAGGTGGGGTAACAAAAAAAAGTAGAGAAACACTATTGCTCTGTGAGGCGGCTGGCTATGATGTTATTTTAGTAGAAACCGTCGGGGTTGGGCAAAGTGAAATTACGGTAAGATCAATGGTTGATTTTTTCCTGCTGATTGTTTTAACAGGGGCAGGAGATGAATTACAAGGGATGAAAAAAGGAGTAATGGAGATAGCTGATGCTATTTTAATCAATAAAGCGGATGGCGATAATAAAGCTAAAGCGGAAATGGTTAGAGTAGAGTATGAGCGGATAATCCATTATCTAAGGCAAGCAACAGCGGGGTGGCAAACTCATGCTTATACTTGTTCATCTCTAACTGGCGAAGGCATAAATGAACTGTGGCAGATTATTCAAGAATATAAAGAAAATGTGACCACATCAGGTATTTTTGCAGAGCGTCGAAAAATGCAGACTTTGGCATGGGTATATGCAATGGTAGAAGAATATTTAAAAAATAATTTCTACCAACATGAGCAGGTTAAGCTAATAAAAGATGAAGTTGATTTAGCTGTTAGCCAAGGAGAAATTTCCGCGACGAGAGCGATGGAAAAATTAATTAGGGTCTATGAGGATAACCAAGCATAA
- the scpA gene encoding methylmalonyl-CoA mutase, giving the protein MSLNPDFTKMNLQGETKQESFKEWKDRIEAISGKSFKDLYQMTMEQIPLKPLYNKDDLAGMNHLHYVAGIPPFLRGPYPTMYVTRPWTVRQYAGFSTAEESNAFYRRNLAAGQKGLSIAFDLATHRGYDSDHPRVVGDVGKAGVAVDSILDMEILFSGIPLDKMSVSMTMNGAVLPVLAFYIVAAEEQGVKQEVLSGTIQNDILKEFMVRNTYIYPPAASMRIIGDIFSYTSQYMPKFNSISISGYHMQEAGATADIELGYTLADGLEYIRTGVNAGLNVDAFAPRLSFFWAMGKNYFMEVAKMRAGRLLWAKIIKQFNPQKTKSMALRTHSQTSGWSLTEQDPFNNVVRTCIEAMAAALGHTQSLHTNALDEAIALPTDFSARIARNTQLYLQDETKICKVLDPWGGSYYVEALTQELVKSAWGHIQEVEKLGGMAKAIETGLPKMRIEEAAARRQAHIDSAKEMIVGVNKYRLDKEDPLDILDVDNVAVRQAQIRRLEKLRANRDNEAVQSCLAAITKSVETGEGNLLDLAIKATRARASLGEISDAVEKVSGRHKAVIRSISGVYSSEFADEDEIKRVRSMTDEFEEQEGRRPRIMIAKMGQDGHDRGAKVIATAFADLGFDVDIGPLFQTPEETAQDAVDNDVHVVGMSSLAAGHKTLLPQLVEELKKRGREDIMVVIGGVIPAQDYEFLRQHGAAAIFGPGTIIPIAAGKVLEELKIRLNCDNG; this is encoded by the coding sequence ATGAGTCTTAATCCTGATTTCACAAAAATGAATTTACAAGGTGAAACAAAACAAGAAAGTTTTAAGGAATGGAAAGATCGAATTGAAGCTATTAGTGGTAAAAGCTTTAAAGATTTATACCAAATGACAATGGAACAAATCCCGTTAAAGCCACTTTACAATAAGGATGATTTAGCAGGTATGAATCATCTACATTATGTTGCCGGTATTCCGCCATTTTTAAGAGGACCATATCCGACGATGTATGTCACTAGACCCTGGACGGTAAGGCAGTATGCCGGATTTTCAACAGCCGAAGAAAGTAATGCTTTTTATCGTCGTAATTTAGCAGCTGGTCAAAAAGGTTTATCAATTGCCTTTGATTTAGCTACACACCGTGGTTATGATTCAGATCATCCACGAGTGGTTGGTGATGTTGGTAAAGCTGGCGTAGCTGTTGATTCAATTTTAGATATGGAGATATTATTTTCAGGTATTCCGTTAGATAAAATGTCAGTTTCAATGACAATGAATGGAGCGGTGTTGCCGGTTTTAGCATTTTACATTGTGGCGGCTGAAGAACAAGGGGTAAAACAAGAAGTCTTATCAGGGACAATTCAAAATGATATTTTGAAAGAGTTTATGGTACGTAACACTTATATCTATCCTCCGGCAGCATCGATGAGAATAATTGGCGATATTTTTTCGTATACTTCGCAATATATGCCGAAGTTTAATAGTATTAGTATTTCTGGGTATCATATGCAAGAAGCAGGGGCTACGGCTGATATTGAATTAGGTTATACTTTAGCTGATGGTCTGGAATATATCAGAACAGGTGTTAATGCTGGATTGAATGTAGATGCGTTTGCGCCACGATTATCATTTTTCTGGGCAATGGGGAAAAATTATTTTATGGAAGTTGCAAAAATGAGAGCCGGTCGTTTATTGTGGGCAAAGATTATCAAACAATTTAATCCGCAAAAAACAAAATCAATGGCGTTACGAACTCATTCACAAACCTCAGGCTGGAGTTTAACTGAGCAAGATCCATTTAATAATGTAGTTAGGACTTGTATTGAGGCAATGGCAGCAGCGTTAGGTCACACACAATCTTTACATACTAATGCCTTAGATGAAGCGATTGCTTTACCAACTGATTTTTCGGCGAGAATTGCTCGAAACACTCAATTGTATTTACAAGATGAAACTAAAATTTGTAAAGTGCTTGATCCTTGGGGCGGTTCTTATTATGTCGAGGCATTAACGCAAGAATTGGTAAAAAGTGCATGGGGTCATATTCAGGAAGTTGAAAAATTAGGTGGAATGGCCAAAGCTATAGAAACAGGTTTACCGAAGATGAGAATTGAAGAGGCTGCAGCAAGACGCCAAGCACATATTGATTCTGCTAAGGAAATGATTGTTGGTGTTAATAAATATCGCTTAGACAAAGAGGATCCACTAGATATTTTAGATGTAGATAATGTAGCAGTGCGTCAAGCACAGATTAGAAGGTTAGAAAAGTTAAGAGCAAATCGTGATAATGAAGCAGTCCAGTCTTGCTTAGCTGCCATAACTAAGTCTGTAGAGACTGGTGAAGGAAATTTGTTAGATTTAGCCATAAAGGCTACTCGGGCTAGGGCAAGTTTAGGTGAGATTTCTGATGCGGTCGAAAAAGTATCAGGTCGTCATAAAGCAGTAATACGTTCAATTTCTGGGGTATATAGTAGCGAATTTGCTGATGAAGATGAAATAAAAAGAGTTCGTTCAATGACAGATGAATTTGAAGAGCAAGAAGGTCGCAGACCGAGAATCATGATTGCTAAAATGGGGCAAGATGGTCATGATAGAGGTGCAAAAGTAATCGCAACTGCCTTTGCGGATTTAGGGTTTGATGTTGATATTGGGCCGTTATTCCAAACGCCGGAAGAAACAGCACAAGATGCGGTCGATAATGATGTTCATGTGGTTGGCATGAGTTCTTTAGCGGCTGGTCATAAAACTTTATTGCCACAATTAGTGGAAGAATTAAAGAAGCGTGGTCGCGAAGATATTATGGTGGTAATTGGTGGAGTAATTCCGGCACAAGATTATGAATTTTTACGACAGCATGGAGCAGCCGCTATTTTTGGTCCGGGAACGATTATTCCTATTGCAGCAGGAAAAGTCCTGGAAGAATTAAAAATTCGTTTAAATTGTGATAATGGCTGA